Genomic window (Candidatus Binatia bacterium):
ACGGAACGGTCTCCGTCGGCTATATGCGGCTCGTCCAGCTGACCGCGCCGTCGGGTCAGCCGACGCTCGCGCCGCCCGCGACGCCGACGCCGCGTCCGGCGCCCTCGCCAAGCGCCGCCCCAAGCGCGACGCCCGCTGCGGCGGCGAGCGGGGCTCCTCCGGCGACTCCAACCGCCGGCCCGAGCCCGACCCCCTAACTCAGACGAAGCGTCGCGAGATCGAGATCGTACTCGATCGAGCGGTAGATCTCGTCGGGAATCTCTCCCGCGGCGCGCATCGTGAGAATCGTCTGACGCTCTGCGGCGAGCGCGATCTTCTGCAGACTGCGGTCCACTCGGCTCTCCTGCGCCTCGACGGCCTCTTCTTTCGCGGCCTTGCCTCGTAAGACGTCGATGCGCTGCGCGTACTCGTCGAGGATGCGCTGCAGAATCTCGCGCTCGAGCGGCGTCGTCCGCTTCGCTCCCTCCGCGTGCAGCTTCGCGATCCCGGCTTCGAGCGCTCGCACGCGCAGGTTCGCTTCGCGCCGCCGGCCGCGGCTCGACTCGGTCACGCCGAGCCACTCGATGAGCGGCCCGAGCGTGAGGCCTTGGAAGACGAGCGTCACAAAGACGACGCAGAACGTGAAGAATATCGCGACGCTTCGCTGCGGAAAGGGCTGATCGCCGAGCGTGTAGGGCAGCGCGAGCGCGATCGCAAGCGAGACGATGCCGCGCATCCCCGACCACGAGAGCACCGCGATCGGCTGCCACGGAGGGTACGCGTCGTGTTTGCGCAGCCGGCGGCTGAGAAACCGCGGGACGTACGTCGCCGGAAATATCCATGCGATGCGGACGACGATCACGGTTACGGCGAGCAGCAGACCGTAGAGCGCGTAGTCGCGCGCGTGCGGCTCGAGCGACTCGACGATCCCTCCGAGTTGCAACCCGATCAGCAGAAACGCGAAGGCGTTGAGCACGAAGATCAGCAGCCGCCAGACCGACGTTCCGAGCACGCGCGTCTCGGAATCGATGAACGTCGTGGATCTGCGGCTGAGCAGCAGCCCGCCCGCGACGGCCGCGAGCACGCCGGAGACGCGCAGTTCTTCGGCCGCGAGATACGCGGCAAACGGCGCGAGCAGGAAGACGACCGTCGCTACCAACGAGTCGCCGTAGCCGCGCCGCGCCCAGTAGCGCAGCGCTCCCTCCAAGACAAACGCGACCGCGACGCCGACGGCGACCCCACCGGCCGCCACGATAAGGAACGCTACGCTTGCCCGCGCGAGCGAGAACGCCCCGGTGACGGCGGCGGCGAGCGCGAAGCGATATAACACGAGCGCGGTGGCGTCGTTCATCAGGCACTCGCCGTTGACGATCGCGGCGATGCGGCGCGGCACGGCGAGCCGCGCGAAGATGGCCTCCGAGGCGACCGCGTCGGGCGGCGAGACGATCGCGCCGAGCGTGAAGGCGAGCGGCCACGAGAAGCCCGGAACGGTCGCGTGCACGACCGCGGCCACGGCGAGCATCGTCACGATGACCAATCCGACGGCGTGCAGCCCGATCGGGCGAGCGTTGCGTCGCAGCTCGATCAGATCGGTGTTCCACGCCGCGCCGAAGAGCAGCGGCGGCACGACGAGGAGCATGATGACGTCGGGATCCACATGCGGCCTCGGAAGATGGCGCGCAAATCCGAGCACGACGCCGCCGATGACGAAGACGATCGGGTAGGGGATGCGGAAGCGGTTTGCGAGGACCGTCAGAACGACGACGGCGACCAAAAAGGTGACGAGGACGAGCGCCTCAGACATCGCCGCCGTCTACCGGAATCCCCCGTTCGCGCAGATCGATCGCATAGCCCGCGACGACGAGATAGGCGCCGTCGGAGCGCGCCGCGAGACGCTGCGCCATCCGGCCCATGACGTCGCGCGAAAGCCGCGCCGACGGAGCGACCGGCACGACGTCCCACCCGATCTGCTCGCTGACCGCGATCACGTAGGCCGGCGAGTCGAGCATCGCGTCCACGAACTCCGCGGCTTCGTCGTCGAGCTGCGACTCGAAGACGCTGTAATCCACCTCGAGCAGGTCCATGCGCTCCGCGATGCGCGCCGCCAGCCACGTGCCGAGGGCATCTACGAGCAGGCACGAATCCGGCGCGGCGTCGCGAAAGAGGGCGATCTGCGCGGCCCGGCTCATCGCCGCCGTCTCGACCGTTCGCCACGATGCGGGCCGGTCGCGCACGTGACGCATCAAGCGCGCGCGCCACTCGGCGTCTTCGGGCTCGCCGGCGGCCGTCGCTATATAGGTAACTTCGCGCCCGCTCTCGAGCGCGAGCCGCACGCCGAAGGCGCTCTTCCCCGAACGTACCGGCCCGGTGATGAATACCACCGCCATCGGCGCACCTTTCGACTCCGGGCGGCTTGCCGCCCCGCCGCGCCGAAGCTCGCTCGACCATGGCGGCGCTCAACGTTCTCTGCATCCTGCTCGGCGCGACCGTGATCGCGCTCTCGCTCAACGATATCTTTCAGTCGGTGGTCATGCCGCGCGCGACGGGGCGGCGCTTCCGCGTCAGCTTCTACGTGTGGCGCGCGGCGTGGCACGTCTGGCCCCGGTTGGCGTGGCGCATGACCGACTCCGAGAAGCGCGAGGATTTCCTCGCGATCTTCGCACCGCTGATGCTCGTCTCGCTGATCGGACTCTGGGCGGCCTTGATGATCTTCGGCTTCGGGCTGATGCTCTGGGGCATGCGCGGCGGCATCGCTCCGCCCCACGCGTCCTTTGGCACGATGCTCTACTTCGCGGGCACGTCGCTGCTGACGATCGGATTCGGCGACGTCGTCGGCCGCACCGCGCTTCCGCGGTTCGTTACCGTTCTCGCCGCGCTCGCCGGCCTCTCGTATCTCTCGATCCTGACGGCCTTTCTCTTCGCGATCTTCGGCGCGTTCCAGCAGCGGGAGCAATTCGTCGTGACGGTCGGCGCGCGTGCCGGCATGCCGCCGAGCGGCGTCAACCTCTTGGCGATCGCCGGATACTCGCTGACGAGCGACGACCTATCGCCGCTGATGATCGACGCGCAGCGCTGGGCCGCCGCCGTGATGGAGAGCCATCTCGCGTATCCGATGCTCGCCTTCTTCCGTTCGAGTCACGACGATCAGTCGTGGATCGGCACGCTCGGCACGCTCCTCGATGCGGCGACGCTGATGATGACGACGATCGATGGCGTTCGCGAAGGCCAAGCCCGCATCTTCTACAACGTCGGACGCCATGCAACGCGCGACCTCTCGCGATACTTCGACGTCGGATTCGCGCAAGAGAGCGTCGGGATCGAGCGCGCCGAGTTCGAGCACGCCTGCGACCGGCTCGTCGCGGCGGGCTACAAGTTGCGCGACCGCAACGAGGCCTGGACGCGCTTCTCGAACCTACGCTCGAGCTACGCGCCGCCCCTCAACGTGCTCGCCCAGTTCTTCGAGATCCCGCCGCTGCAGTGGGTCGGCGACCGCTCGATCATCAACGTCTCGACGCACGGCGGCCTCAAAATCCATGAGCCGCATCCCGACGGTGGAGGAACTTCTTGACGTCGTCGATCGGCACGGCGAAGCCGATGCTGCGCTCGTCGTCGAAGCGCGAATCGGCGACGCCGACGACCTCCGCGGTATCGGCGATGAAGACCGGCGCGCCGCTCTCTCCGGGAACGATCGAGAGCGTTACTTCGAGCGCGTCCTTGCGAATCGAAGAGAGGCGTCCGCTGTTCAGCGAGGTCGCCATGCCGAGATTCTCGTCGGCAAACTCGTCGGGAATCGGATAGCCGAGCAGACCGACCTCGCGGCCGACGTCGCTTTGGAGGTCCGACGACGAACCGAGCGCGACCGGCGGGAGATTCGGACGCGAGGTCCGCAGCAGCGCGAGATCGAGACCGGCGTCGGCCGCGATCACCTTCGCCGGCGCGCGCCACCGGTTCGCAAAGGTCACGTCGATGTCCCACGCGCCGTCTATCGCGTGCTGTGCGGTGACGATGTCGCTTCCCCAGTCTCCGGACGCCACGACGAAGCCGGTCGCATACCCGTCGTCGTACTTGTCTCGCTTGTGTTCGGGCGGAATTTTCATCGAAATGAGCACGACCGACGGGCGCAGGCTTCTGGCCGATGCAACGAACGAATCGTCGGCGTTGCGGGTGCATCCGCACGCGCCGAGGAGCGCGATCGCGACGATCCATCCCGTCATGCGCGCGGTCATAAGAGTCGCTCTATCAGTGCGGCGCGCAGCGCATCGAGGCCTGCGCCGGTCGCGGCGCTTACGCGAAGCGCTTCCGGCTCCTCGGCTGCTTCCGGCATCGCCACATCGCACTTGTTGAAGACGAGCAACTGCGGCGTCGCGGCGAGTTCGAGCTCGCGCAGAATCGCGTCCACTGCGGCGCGCTGCTGCGGCCAGCGCGGATCGCTCGCATCGAGCACGTGGACGAGCAGATCCGCGTCGCGCAGCTCCTCGAGCGTGGCGCGAAAGGCGTTGACGAGATCTTTGGGGAGGTCGGTGATGAAGCCGACCGTGTCGGAGACGCGCGCGTACGTACCGGGCGCGAGATAGACGCGCCGCGTCGTCGGATCGAGCGTCGCGAACGGGCGATCGGCCACGTAGGCGTTGCTGCGCGCGAGCGCGTTGAGCAGCGACGACTTGCCGACGTTCGTGTAGCCGACGAGCGCCGCGAGCGGCTCGCGGCGCGCCGACGATCGCCGAACGGCGCGCTGGCGGCGGACGTCCGCGAGCAAACGATTGAGGACGGAGATGCGCTCCGCGATGCGGCGGCGGTCCACCTCGAGCTTCGTCTCGCCCGGGCCGCGGGTGCCGATGCCGCCGCCGAGCCGCGAGAGATCGGCGCCGATGCCGATGAGGTTCGATTGGCGGTAGCGCAGTTGCGCGAGTTCGACCTGCAGCTTCCCCTCTCGGCTGCGCGCGTGGCGGGCGAAGACGTCGAGAATCAGCATCGTGCGGTCGACGATCGGAATCGGAACGATCTTTTCGAGGTTCTTGCGCTGACGCGGACGGAGATCGTTGAGCACGAGAACCAGCGTCGCACCGCGCTCCACGGCGATCTCGGCGATCTCCTTCGCTTTCCCGCTCCCGACGAGCGTCGCCGGATCGATTGCGTCGCGGCGTTGCACGATGCGCTCGAGGATGCGCGCTCCCGCCGCCTCGGCGAGCGCTTCGAACTCGGCGAGCTCCGCCTCGAGGGATTTCGCCGAGGCGCGCGTCTCGACCGCGACGACGATCGCGCGTTGCGTCATCTCGCGGTCGCCAGCGGCGCGAGGCGGGCAGCCAGCCACCGCAGCCCAGCGTTATAGTTCGGGCCGGGACGTTCGATGAGATCGGGATCCACGGAGTAGACGTGGCCGAGATGCACGGCGCGCAGGCTCCGCCACGGCTCGCGGCCGAGCGCGTCGGAGAGTCGCGCGGCCGGGTCGGCGACGATCGCGTCGGGTTGATCGCGCAGCAGCGCCTCGGCGCTGTACTCGCCGTAGGCGGCGTCGAGATCGCCTGCCGCGTTGCGTCCGCCGGCGAGCGTGACGAGCGTCGTGATGTACGAACGCGATCCGGCCGTCCAGATCGGTCCGCTGCCGAGCACGACGAAGACGCTCGGGCGGCGGACGAACCGCCGCGTGCTCGCAGCGATACGCGCCGTCTCGCTCCGCAGCCGCGCGATCGTCGCGGCGGCTTCGCGGCGGTGCCCGGTCAACTCGCCGATCCTCTGCAGGTTCGCAAAGATCGAATCGAACGAGTCGTCGGCGAGCAGGACGACGGCGACGCGCGCGCGGCGCAGCGGCTCGACGAGGCGCGCCTGCGCGGGGATGCCGATGACGAGGCTCGGGCGCAGCGCCAGGATCGCCTCGGCGTCAACGCTGCTCGCGTCGGCGACGCGCGGCAGCGCCTTGGCGGCCGGCGCGTCGGTGAACGCCGAGACCGCGACGAGTTGCGCGCCCGCGCCGATCGCGTAGACGTCGTCGGCGAACGAGGGCACCAAGGTTACGACGCGTCCGGCCGCGGGCGGCACTTCCGCGCCGCGTTGGACCGAGTGAGACGCGCACGCCGCGATCGCGGCGAGGCACGCCGCGGCGCAGCCGATCCTCCACCACACGCCCAGCGAGTACGCAAGAAGGAGGGCGCCGACCTTTGCGCAATCGCAACCCTTACGTTTGCGCGGGAAGCCGGTGTGAATCCGGCACGGTCGCGCCACTGTATGCGGGAAGCCGCCCGATGCCACTGTCCGCCGTTGCGGATGGGAAGGCACGGGCAACGGCAACGATCCGCGAGTCAGGATATCGCCGCAAACGTCGCTTACACGATCCGCCTCGCGCCAAGGAAAGGATTGCGATGTTTCCAACGATCGTTGCCGCCATTGCCGCGGCATTTGTCTCGCCCTCGCCTTCGCCCACCCCGACCGCAGTTCCCGAAATCGCGCACGTCGTCACGAGCGACCGCGGCTCCGAAGCCGCCGCGCGCACGGCGCGCACGACCTACGTCGTGACGGCCGCGCAGATCGCGCGCGACGGCGACCGCTCCGTCGCCGACGCGATCGAAGACGTGCCCGGCGTCAACCTCATTCGTTACGGCGCGTTCGGCGCCGCGACGAGCGTTGGAATCCGCGGCAGCTCGTCGCAGCAGATCCTCGTCTTGATGGACGGACAGCCGATCGCCGGCGGCCAGATCGACGACGTGAACCTCGAGCAGCTTCCGGTGAGCAACGTCGACCGGATCGAGGTCGTCGAAGGCGGCGGCTCGACGCTCTACGGTTCGGGATCGATCGGCGGCGTCATCAACATCATCACCGCCGCCCAGCCCGCGCGCAGCACGGCCACGCTCTCCACCGGATCGTTCGGCGAGCAAACGTATCAATTGCAGACGCCGTACGTTACGTTCCAGCGCACCTACGCCACGAACGACTACGCTGTCGAGAACGCGCCGGACCGCCAGAACGCGCAGGCCGGCTTGACGGCCGTCGGCGCCCGTTACTCGCACGCCTTCGGCGCGATCGAGGCGACGCTGAGCGGCGACGTCGGCGACGCGATCGCCGGCGCGCCGGGCGAACTCGGCTACGTCTCGCCGACGAGCGAGCAGAGCAACGTCAATCGCGACCTGCGGCTGAATCTCGAGCACCGCGGAGCGCGCTCCTCAACCTCGCTCCAACTCGGCGATTCGTCGCAGAATCTCTCCTACACGTGCAATACGCCGGTAGACTTCAACTGTCCGAACTCCTCGTATCCGACGCCGGGTCCCGGGATGAGCTCGAATCCGCCGTACGAGCAAAACCTCGCCGACGCGCACTGGATGGCGAGCCTGCGCAACGTCACCGGCGACGACCGCATGCGCCTCGTCTACGGCGCCGACCTGCTGCGCGGCATCGCCCGCGTGGATCAAGGTACGGGCGGCGGCTCGCCGCTTGCCGCCGACGACGCGCCGATCTTTGACTCGTACGCGCAGACCGCCGCGTACGTGCAGTCGCAGTGGTTCGGCGAGAGCGGCGCTCAGATCTATGCGGGCCTGCGCGGCGAGCGCGACGGCGCGCTCGGCGGCGCGTACTCTCCTTCGCTCGGCGGAGCGCTGCCGCTGACGAACGGGCTCGTTCTGAAACTCAACGCCGCGACGGCGTTCCGCGCTCCGACCGCCGAGGAACTCTACTATCCCGGCTACTCGAATCCGGATCTCGCGCCCGAGCGAACCCGCGTCGGCGACGCGACGCTCGTAGCGCCGAAGCTCTGGGGCGGCGTCAGCTTCGGCTGGTTCACGACGAACGGATCGAA
Coding sequences:
- a CDS encoding Na+/H+ antiporter; this encodes MSEALVLVTFLVAVVVLTVLANRFRIPYPIVFVIGGVVLGFARHLPRPHVDPDVIMLLVVPPLLFGAAWNTDLIELRRNARPIGLHAVGLVIVTMLAVAAVVHATVPGFSWPLAFTLGAIVSPPDAVASEAIFARLAVPRRIAAIVNGECLMNDATALVLYRFALAAAVTGAFSLARASVAFLIVAAGGVAVGVAVAFVLEGALRYWARRGYGDSLVATVVFLLAPFAAYLAAEELRVSGVLAAVAGGLLLSRRSTTFIDSETRVLGTSVWRLLIFVLNAFAFLLIGLQLGGIVESLEPHARDYALYGLLLAVTVIVVRIAWIFPATYVPRFLSRRLRKHDAYPPWQPIAVLSWSGMRGIVSLAIALALPYTLGDQPFPQRSVAIFFTFCVVFVTLVFQGLTLGPLIEWLGVTESSRGRRREANLRVRALEAGIAKLHAEGAKRTTPLEREILQRILDEYAQRIDVLRGKAAKEEAVEAQESRVDRSLQKIALAAERQTILTMRAAGEIPDEIYRSIEYDLDLATLRLS
- a CDS encoding bifunctional adenosylcobinamide kinase/adenosylcobinamide-phosphate guanylyltransferase codes for the protein MAVVFITGPVRSGKSAFGVRLALESGREVTYIATAAGEPEDAEWRARLMRHVRDRPASWRTVETAAMSRAAQIALFRDAAPDSCLLVDALGTWLAARIAERMDLLEVDYSVFESQLDDEAAEFVDAMLDSPAYVIAVSEQIGWDVVPVAPSARLSRDVMGRMAQRLAARSDGAYLVVAGYAIDLRERGIPVDGGDV
- a CDS encoding potassium channel family protein; amino-acid sequence: MAALNVLCILLGATVIALSLNDIFQSVVMPRATGRRFRVSFYVWRAAWHVWPRLAWRMTDSEKREDFLAIFAPLMLVSLIGLWAALMIFGFGLMLWGMRGGIAPPHASFGTMLYFAGTSLLTIGFGDVVGRTALPRFVTVLAALAGLSYLSILTAFLFAIFGAFQQREQFVVTVGARAGMPPSGVNLLAIAGYSLTSDDLSPLMIDAQRWAAAVMESHLAYPMLAFFRSSHDDQSWIGTLGTLLDAATLMMTTIDGVREGQARIFYNVGRHATRDLSRYFDVGFAQESVGIERAEFEHACDRLVAAGYKLRDRNEAWTRFSNLRSSYAPPLNVLAQFFEIPPLQWVGDRSIINVSTHGGLKIHEPHPDGGGTS
- a CDS encoding serine protease, producing MTARMTGWIVAIALLGACGCTRNADDSFVASARSLRPSVVLISMKIPPEHKRDKYDDGYATGFVVASGDWGSDIVTAQHAIDGAWDIDVTFANRWRAPAKVIAADAGLDLALLRTSRPNLPPVALGSSSDLQSDVGREVGLLGYPIPDEFADENLGMATSLNSGRLSSIRKDALEVTLSIVPGESGAPVFIADTAEVVGVADSRFDDERSIGFAVPIDDVKKFLHRRDAAHGF
- the hflX gene encoding GTPase HflX, which produces MTQRAIVVAVETRASAKSLEAELAEFEALAEAAGARILERIVQRRDAIDPATLVGSGKAKEIAEIAVERGATLVLVLNDLRPRQRKNLEKIVPIPIVDRTMLILDVFARHARSREGKLQVELAQLRYRQSNLIGIGADLSRLGGGIGTRGPGETKLEVDRRRIAERISVLNRLLADVRRQRAVRRSSARREPLAALVGYTNVGKSSLLNALARSNAYVADRPFATLDPTTRRVYLAPGTYARVSDTVGFITDLPKDLVNAFRATLEELRDADLLVHVLDASDPRWPQQRAAVDAILRELELAATPQLLVFNKCDVAMPEAAEEPEALRVSAATGAGLDALRAALIERLL
- a CDS encoding helical backbone metal receptor, with product MWWRIGCAAACLAAIAACASHSVQRGAEVPPAAGRVVTLVPSFADDVYAIGAGAQLVAVSAFTDAPAAKALPRVADASSVDAEAILALRPSLVIGIPAQARLVEPLRRARVAVVLLADDSFDSIFANLQRIGELTGHRREAAATIARLRSETARIAASTRRFVRRPSVFVVLGSGPIWTAGSRSYITTLVTLAGGRNAAGDLDAAYGEYSAEALLRDQPDAIVADPAARLSDALGREPWRSLRAVHLGHVYSVDPDLIERPGPNYNAGLRWLAARLAPLATAR
- a CDS encoding TonB-dependent receptor, encoding MFPTIVAAIAAAFVSPSPSPTPTAVPEIAHVVTSDRGSEAAARTARTTYVVTAAQIARDGDRSVADAIEDVPGVNLIRYGAFGAATSVGIRGSSSQQILVLMDGQPIAGGQIDDVNLEQLPVSNVDRIEVVEGGGSTLYGSGSIGGVINIITAAQPARSTATLSTGSFGEQTYQLQTPYVTFQRTYATNDYAVENAPDRQNAQAGLTAVGARYSHAFGAIEATLSGDVGDAIAGAPGELGYVSPTSEQSNVNRDLRLNLEHRGARSSTSLQLGDSSQNLSYTCNTPVDFNCPNSSYPTPGPGMSSNPPYEQNLADAHWMASLRNVTGDDRMRLVYGADLLRGIARVDQGTGGGSPLAADDAPIFDSYAQTAAYVQSQWFGESGAQIYAGLRGERDGALGGAYSPSLGGALPLTNGLVLKLNAATAFRAPTAEELYYPGYSNPDLAPERTRVGDATLVAPKLWGGVSFGWFTTNGSNLIVSPPPYYIPENVGHASIAGLTLQAATPAVRGFVASLGVTNLYRAQDLDTGSRLPGRGPVFGVNLGLKYVTTAASRFDGFNVVFATQGPQESADPYLAPQYAAYQPATFTTVNAYAGYRIARDLIFAVRGYNLGDDRYALYAGYPMPGRSFAVELRSR